GCAATTGTTTTTAGCCCATTGGAGATTCAAATGCTCCTATATAAGCACCCATTTTCTCTGACCTGCAATGTTAGTAGTGTTCCTGAAATGGATAATCGAAATGGACATGCACAATTCAAGTTGATCGAATTGGATACCAACAAAATAACAACAAATGAAGTTTTGTTCAAAGTTCGTTGCTATTCATGAGGCGGATGAAGCATTGGATCAAGGTGTAGAGACAGGATTTTATCAGAAACAGTAGAAATGAGATTGGGCTATGACCATTCACAATGTGGTAAAACCAAGATGTTTCCAGTTTCCAACGATATCTTCTTCACCTACCCTGGTCATAAGAAAGACCATACAACACTCCAAGCAAGCAAGGAAAAGTAAAATACTGGAATTTGTTTTGTAGTTGTCTTTTATGCCACTTATACCATATCAGGATCCAGCCTTGACACAATTTGTAACTTTATTCCTTGAGTTATGGACACTACATCCACCAAAGCTTAAAGCTTATCTTAATGCAATTTACGTCATCATTTCGTGATCATTTCTCTCGATgattcctttttctcttttgttcatTTCTGGCAGGGGGACATGGGGAGTTTTTCCTTTTCACTGTATAGAAGTGATAATTCTGCCTAATTGCCTGATCAATTTTTAGAACTCAGTGACACTTGTGCTATTAAACtgaagccttttttttttgacaatttttagGTGGTTGAGCTTGTTAGAAGAGCTGTTCCGCTTGCACTCTCACCGGATAACGATTCAAGAAAAGAAGAGCTGAAGAAGCTCcaggagaagaaggaagagatcGACAAGCTGGCGCACAAGCAAGTCCGGCGCATCCTGTGGTCTGGACTAGGTTTCTTCATGTGCCAAGTTGGGCTCTTCTTCCGCCTTACTTTCTGGGAATTTTCATGGGATGTGATGGAGCCAATTGCCTTCTTCACAACTGCATCTGGCCTGCTCGTTGGTTACGCATATTTCCTCATTACCTCAAGGGATCCAACATATGAGGACTTCATGGAAAGGTTGTATTTGTCAAGACACAGAAAGCTTTGTGCCAAGAATAGTTTTGATATGGCAAAGTACCTCGAGTTGCAGAAGCATTGCAAGTGTCCTCTGGAAGGTCATTATTTCCATAGTTCTAAGTTTCATGACTTGTAACACCAGGATTGGATTGTCTCTACTGTTGTTACTTGATAATGTACTCTTTACttgtagaattgatagaaaaaaacacatgatCAAGTCATTGAAGGggcatttataaaaaaaaaacaacatcaaCCTAACAAAAGCTTGCATACTTACTGTAGATAAATGGAAACGATTTATATTCACAGAAATCAGAAACCACTTACAGATTTAGCTTGATCCTTACTGGAGATAAATGTGAGCTTTCAGATTTAGGCGTTCTTATCTACCGTATGAAATTTTTACACAAGATGTGTTATTAGAGCAATCCAAAAGCCACAATGCCCTGCTTATAGTGAAAGGGGACAAGGCACAAGCAGTGTTGCCATCTGAGTGCTTAAATTccttgcaaacaaaaacatattGGAATATGCAGGACATAAAGATGCCATTTTGATGCCAAAGAGCAAAACAAACATCGTTTTTCTGCCTATAAAGATGTCAACGCACCGAAAAATAGCCAGGCTTGCCATTGGTAAAGAATTGGATGAATAAAATGACAACTTGCAAGGAGCTGCACCTTTGCAAACCCAAACGTGCAGTTGAACAGGTGAAGTATTCAACATAACACCCTGGTAACTGGTAAACTGCAGCCTACTTCAAAGGTGTCGTATGGTGACCAGCTCACATGTTCTATACAAAAAATTAACGCAAATGCTTACAGTTTGGTATAATAATTAAGACCATACCCCAACAATTTCTTTCACTTCATCCGGTGGCTTGCATATATAATCGTAGTTTCTTTTGATACATTCCTTACACAttatatttgtgattttttatatgattcaTACACATTTATACAATGCAAATTAGGTCGATTGATATTGGTGCaatgatattttatttgaatcTAGAGGTAATCAAGTACCTCAAAAAGGTCGCCAATTTAAACATAGTGAAAGGGCACATCTAAATAACAACCATATCATATAAATAAGAGTAGCATTACATGCATATAGACAGCACACTTCGGTTTACTGTGTGGGTAACCTAGATAGGTAAGACCGATGTACACTGATTGCATGAAGCATTCACTAACCATATAGCTAACAGTAGACGATGAGATCGTAAAGGCTTGAACATTCATGGATATCCTTCTAGAAGTTTAAGAAGGGATGGATACATGCATATTACAAATAAGGGTATCAGTTTCTCTAAATATGGCTTGGAAATTAAATTGCATTATTCTGTCTTCGTTATTAAATATGATGATCACCCCTTGCACAAGTTCAAGAATTAATTATATCCTGTATGCGAGC
The nucleotide sequence above comes from Oryza glaberrima chromosome 11, OglaRS2, whole genome shotgun sequence. Encoded proteins:
- the LOC127754128 gene encoding calcium uniporter protein 6, mitochondrial-like, with protein sequence MWRAAAYHLLLLRRAAHPPPSPATATGAACALRHVRLFSPPPHPPSSRPTEAEAEVTAAEARRLVRLVGVEALKRRLRDGREEVVGYGELLDACVEAGAARTRRDAEALARAMDEAGVVLLFRDKAYLHPEKVVELVRRAVPLALSPDNDSRKEELKKLQEKKEEIDKLAHKQVRRILWSGLGFFMCQVGLFFRLTFWEFSWDVMEPIAFFTTASGLLVGYAYFLITSRDPTYEDFMERLYLSRHRKLCAKNSFDMAKYLELQKHCKCPLEGHYFHSSKFHDL